In Syngnathus acus chromosome 21, fSynAcu1.2, whole genome shotgun sequence, one genomic interval encodes:
- the katnal1 gene encoding katanin p60 ATPase-containing subunit A-like 1, with translation MNLSEIDDNAKKGREYALLGNYDSSSVYYQGVLQQINKHCQTLKDPALKVRWHQVKQELTEEWEQIKSIVAVLEAFKTERPVTVPVPQSGGSTEDPAAWPPPTPAEHRNPVVVKRPSSGVKQQKKESPALYHRGEGQEGRGHFKSRGPGARDARNMKSHDEGKKGEKEHKKFDGAGHDSELVESLERDIVSRNLNVHWNDIADLEDAKKLLREAVVLPMWMPDFFKGIRRPWKGVLMVGPPGTGKTMLAKAVATECGMTFFNMSSSTLTSKYRGESEKLVRLLFEMARFYAPTTIFIDEIDSICSRRGTSNEHEASRRVKSELLIQMDGVGGAQDNDDPSKMVMVLAATNFPWDLDEALRRRLEKRIYIPLPTAVGRVALLKINLREVELAADVNLDLIAEKTEGYSGADITNVCRDASMMAMRRRIQGLSPEEIRALSKEELQMPVMMEDFTLTLKKISKSVSAADLERYKAWMSEFGSG, from the exons ATGAATCTGTCTGAAATCGACGACAATGCAAAAAAGGGTCGTGAGTATGCATTGCTGGGAAACTACGACTCATCCAGCGTGTATTATCAGGGCGTGCTGCAACAGATCAACAAACACTGCCAGACCCTTAAGGACCCGGCGCTGAAAGTCCGATGGCACCAG GTGAAACAGGAGCTGACAGAAGAGTGGGAGCAAATTAAGAGTATCGTGGCTGTGCTCGAAGCCTTCAAGACTGAGAGGCCGGTGACCGTACCTGTTCCTCAGTCGGGGGGAAGCACCGAGGACCCGGCAGCGTGGCCGCCTCCCACGCCTGCGGAACACAG GAATCCCGTCGTAGTGAAGCGTCCCAGCAGCGGAGTGAAGCAGCAGAAGAAAGAGTCGCCTGCTCTGTATCATCGAGGGGAAGGACAAGAAGGTCGCGGGCATTTCAAATCTAGAGGGCCAGGAGCCAGAGACGCCCGTAACATGAAATCTCACGATGAG gGAAAGAAAGGTGAAAAAGAGCACAAAAAGTTTGACGGTGCGGGACACGACAGCGAACTAGTGGAGTCACTCGAGCGAGACATTGTGTCCCGCAACCTGAATGTACACTG GAATGACATTGCCGACCTGGAGGACGCTAAGAAATTGCTAAGAGAAGCTGTGGTGCTGCCCATGTGGATGCCTGACTTCTTCAAGGGCATTCGACGGCCCTGGAAg GGCGTGCTAATGGTTGGCCCGCCGGGTACAGGCAAGACCATGTTAGCCAAAGCCGTGGCAACAGAATGCGGGATGACTTTCTTCAACATGTCCTCGTCCACACTTACCTCCAAATACAGAGGGGAGTCGGAGAAGCTCGTCCGTCTGCTCTTTGAAATG GCCCGCTTTTACGCGCCAACAACCATCTTCATAGATGAGATTGACTCCATCTGTAGCAGAAGAGGAACGTCCAATGAACACGAAGCCAGTCGCAGAGTCAAATCTGAGCTTCTGATTCAAATGGATg GCGTGGGTGGTGCCCAGGACAATGACGACCCTTCCAAGATGGTCATGGTCCTCGCCGCAACCAACTTCCCATGGGATCTCGATGAGGCATTGCGCCGACGTCTGGAGAAGCGAATCTACATCCCTCTGCCGACAG CTGTGGGTCGCGTGGCGCTTCTGAAGATCAATTTGCGGGAGGTGGAGTTAGCTGCAGACGTGAACCTGGACCTTATTGCAGAGAAAACCGAAGGCTACTCGGGAGCAGACATCACCAACGTCTGCAG GGATGCGTCCATGATGGCCATGCGGCGGCGAATCCAAGGCCTCAGCCCCGAGGAGATCCGAGCCCTTTCCAAAGAAGAGCTGCAAATGCCTGTGATGATGGAGGACTTCACGCTCACACTCAAGAAGATCTCCAAGTCTGTCTCCGCCGCAGACCTGGAAAGATACAAAGCCTGGATGTCTGAATTTGGTTCGGGGTGA
- the zgc:101559 gene encoding ras-related protein Rab-33B, whose amino-acid sequence MAIENKDGGNSVLFDSLELSSSSQYDGNASLCQVFKIIVIGDTNVGKTCLTYRFCGGSFLKNPEATIGVDFRERTLELDGEVIKLQIWDTAGQERFRKSMVEHYYRSAHAVIFVYDVTSLTTFRNIPDWIEECGRHAVGPLVPRVVVGNKCDLRDRREVPTSTAQCLADGHNMPLFETSAKDPTEKEHVDAIFLTLAYRLKSHKPLRLKPPSESDVRHLWKPREQEAVTCHC is encoded by the exons ATGGCAATAGAAAACAAAGACGGCGGTAACTCGGTCCTTTTCGACTCCTTAGAGCTCTCATCGTCGTCGCAATATGACGGCAACGCGTCGCTGTGTCAGGTGTTTAAGATCATCGTCATAGGAGACACCAACGTGGGGAAGACATGTTTGACGTACAGATTCTGTGGCGGGTCTTTCCTGAAGAATCCCGAGGCTACCATCGGGGTTGACTTTAGGGAGAGGACTCTGGAACTCGATGGAGAAGTCATCAAG TTGCAGATTTGGGACACAGCAGGCCAGGAGCGTTTCAGGAAGAGCATGGTGGAACACTATTACCGCAGTGCACATGCTGTCATCTTCGTGTACGACGTCACCAGCCTGACCACCTTCCGGAATATCCCCGACTGGATCGAGGAGTGCGGTCGTCACGCTGTGGGGCCGCTGGTGCCCCGGGTGGTAGTGGGCAACAAATGCGACTTACGGGACCGCCGTGAGGTGCCCACGTCGACAGCGCAGTGCCTCGCCGACGGACACAACATGCCCCTATTTGAAACCTCGGCCAAGGACCCCACCGAGAAGGAGCACGTGGACGCCATTTTCCTGACGCTGGCCTACAGGCTCAAAAGCCACAAACCTCTGAGACTGAAGCCACCGTCTGAGAGCGACGTCAGGCATCTTTGGAAACCCAGAGAGCAGGAAGCGGTAACCTGTCATTGCTGA